The Mesorhizobium koreense genome includes a window with the following:
- the xylB gene encoding xylulokinase, translating to MYLGLDLGTSGVKALLIDERQAIVGSAHGELDVSRPHSGWSEQDSADWIRATEEAVGALKQAHPKALAAVKGIGLSGQMHGATLLDASDAVLRPCILWNDTRSFAEAAALDADPRFRAVTGNIVFPGFTAPKLVWVKNNEPEIFAKVRKVLLPKDYLRLWLTGEHISEMSDASGTAWLDVSARHWSDELLAATGMDESQMPSLVEGTERAGMLKPELAARWGIGGPAVVAGGAGDNAASACGMGTIGEGHAFVSIGTSGVLFAANAAYLPNPESAVHTFCHALPRTWHQMGVILSATDSLNWLSDVTGRSAAELTGELGEALKAPGGVTFLPYLSGERTPYNDAAIRGAFAGLGHESGRTVLTQAVLEGVAFAFRDCLEALRKAGTTLDRVTAIGGGSRSAYWLKSIATALGLPVDIPAEGDFGAAFGAARLGLIAAESADPVAICTPPAISHSVDPDGALTDAYEEAYQRYRALYPAVKKATAG from the coding sequence ATGTATCTCGGACTCGATCTCGGCACCTCGGGCGTCAAGGCGCTGCTCATCGACGAAAGGCAGGCGATCGTCGGTTCGGCCCACGGCGAACTGGACGTATCGCGTCCGCATTCGGGCTGGTCGGAGCAGGATTCGGCCGACTGGATACGCGCCACGGAAGAAGCAGTCGGAGCGCTCAAGCAAGCGCATCCGAAGGCGCTAGCCGCCGTGAAAGGGATCGGCCTTTCGGGTCAGATGCACGGCGCGACGCTGCTCGACGCCTCCGACGCGGTCCTGAGGCCGTGCATCCTGTGGAACGATACGAGGAGCTTTGCCGAGGCGGCGGCGCTCGACGCCGATCCGCGCTTCCGCGCCGTTACCGGCAACATCGTGTTCCCCGGCTTCACCGCGCCGAAGCTCGTGTGGGTCAAAAACAACGAGCCTGAAATCTTTGCGAAAGTGAGGAAGGTGCTTTTGCCGAAGGACTATCTGCGCCTCTGGCTGACCGGCGAGCACATCTCGGAAATGTCCGACGCGAGCGGCACCGCATGGCTGGATGTCTCCGCTCGGCACTGGTCGGACGAACTGCTCGCGGCGACGGGGATGGACGAAAGCCAAATGCCTTCGCTCGTGGAAGGCACAGAAAGGGCCGGCATGCTGAAACCGGAACTGGCGGCCCGATGGGGGATCGGCGGACCGGCGGTCGTCGCCGGCGGGGCAGGGGACAACGCCGCGTCGGCTTGTGGCATGGGGACGATCGGTGAGGGGCACGCCTTCGTCTCGATCGGCACGTCGGGCGTGCTCTTCGCGGCCAACGCGGCCTATCTGCCTAACCCGGAAAGCGCGGTTCACACGTTCTGCCACGCGCTGCCGCGGACATGGCACCAGATGGGTGTCATCCTGTCGGCGACCGACTCGCTCAATTGGTTGTCCGACGTCACCGGCCGCTCGGCAGCGGAACTGACCGGCGAACTCGGTGAGGCGTTGAAGGCGCCAGGCGGCGTCACCTTCCTGCCTTACCTTTCGGGAGAGCGTACACCCTACAACGATGCGGCTATCCGCGGCGCCTTCGCAGGGCTCGGACATGAATCCGGCCGAACGGTACTGACGCAGGCTGTACTCGAGGGCGTGGCGTTCGCCTTCCGCGACTGTCTCGAAGCGCTCAGGAAGGCCGGCACGACGCTCGACCGTGTCACCGCGATCGGCGGTGGTTCGCGCTCGGCCTACTGGCTGAAGTCGATCGCCACGGCGCTCGGTCTGCCGGTCGACATCCCGGCCGAAGGCGATTTCGGCGCCGCCTTCGGGGCGGCGCGGCTCGGCCTGATCGCCGCCGAGAGCGCCGATCCCGTCGCCATCTGCACGCCGCCCGCGATCTCCCATTCGGTCGATCCCGATGGGGCGCTGACGGATGCGTATGAAGAGGCCTACCAGCGCTACCGGGCGCTTTATCCTGCCGTGAAGAAAGCAACCGCCGGATAA
- a CDS encoding purine-nucleoside phosphorylase: protein MKLFTAACVVATCLPVVVPAAAQEKGAAITPKVLVVTMFEVPGDTPGEAQRWIENEKLTTRIQIPGLSKAFPDLLCNEEGLCLVTTSMGYANAASSISALVHSDRLDLSHSYILIAGIAGVDPADGTLGSAHWARYAIDGGLQWYIDPRQIPKEWSTGRLGIFSPTPKDKPKPDYGTEVFHLNEKLTQRAYDLSKDVKLEDGDKAKEYRAHYPNAPANQPPAISICDTISADTWWHGSLTSKAMNDWAKLMTDGAANYCTTQQEDNATLTALSRGADMGRIDMKRVALLRTASNFDQEYPGQTPDQSLHAQSGGFIPSVENAYLVGSRLTHAIVSDWASWKDGVPAN, encoded by the coding sequence TTGAAGCTTTTCACCGCCGCCTGTGTCGTTGCAACTTGCCTGCCGGTGGTCGTTCCCGCCGCCGCGCAGGAGAAGGGGGCGGCGATCACGCCTAAAGTCCTCGTCGTCACGATGTTTGAAGTGCCGGGCGATACGCCGGGCGAGGCGCAGCGCTGGATAGAAAACGAGAAGCTCACCACGAGGATCCAGATCCCCGGTCTTTCAAAGGCCTTCCCCGACCTGCTCTGCAACGAGGAGGGCCTGTGTCTCGTGACCACGTCGATGGGCTACGCGAATGCCGCAAGTTCCATATCGGCGCTGGTCCATTCCGACCGGTTGGATCTGTCGCACTCCTATATCCTGATCGCAGGCATCGCCGGCGTCGATCCGGCCGACGGCACGCTTGGCTCCGCGCACTGGGCGCGCTATGCCATCGACGGTGGCTTGCAATGGTACATCGACCCCCGCCAGATCCCGAAGGAGTGGAGCACCGGTCGGCTCGGCATCTTCAGTCCCACGCCGAAGGACAAGCCGAAGCCTGACTACGGCACCGAAGTCTTCCACCTGAACGAGAAGCTGACGCAGCGCGCCTACGATCTCTCGAAGGACGTGAAGCTGGAGGACGGCGACAAGGCGAAGGAATACCGGGCGCACTACCCGAACGCGCCGGCAAACCAGCCGCCGGCGATATCGATCTGCGACACCATCTCGGCCGATACGTGGTGGCACGGCTCGCTGACGAGCAAGGCGATGAACGACTGGGCTAAGCTGATGACCGACGGCGCCGCCAATTACTGCACCACCCAGCAGGAGGACAACGCCACCCTCACCGCGTTGAGCCGCGGCGCCGATATGGGCCGCATCGATATGAAACGGGTGGCGCTGCTGCGCACGGCATCGAATTTCGACCAGGAATATCCGGGCCAGACGCCCGACCAGTCGCTGCACGCCCAGTCGGGCGGCTTCATACCCTCCGTCGAGAACGCCTATCTCGTCGGTTCCCGCCTCACCCACGCCATCGTCAGCGACTGGGCAAGCTGGAAGGACGGCGTGCCGGCAAACTGA
- the xylA gene encoding xylose isomerase yields MSSGFFGDIKPIRYEGPESENPLAYRHYDADEIVMGKRMADHLRFAVAYWHSFTWPGGDPFGGQTFERPWFARPGEVETMEHAKLKADAAFEMFSLLGTPYFCFHDADVRPEGTTFAESASRLDEIADVFEAKMKETGVKLLWGTANLFSHRRFMAGAATNPDPDVFAYAAATVKKCIDVTKRLKGENYVLWGGREGYETLLNTDIGRETGQAGRFLSMVVDYKHRIGFKGTILIEPKPQEPTKHQYDYDVATVYGFLKRFGLENEVKVNIEQGHAILAGHTFEHELALAAALGIFGSIDMNRNDYQSGWDTDQFPNNVPEMALAYYQVLHAGGFKTGGTNFDAKLRRQSLDPQDLLIAHIGGMDCCARGLKAAARMIEDKALSGPLEKRYAGWKSTEAQAILSGKRTLEEVAERVVREKIEPQPKSGRQEHLENIVNRYV; encoded by the coding sequence ATGAGCAGCGGCTTTTTCGGCGACATCAAACCGATTAGATACGAGGGGCCGGAAAGCGAGAACCCGCTGGCCTATCGGCACTACGATGCCGACGAGATCGTCATGGGCAAGCGCATGGCGGACCATCTGCGCTTCGCTGTTGCCTACTGGCATTCCTTTACCTGGCCGGGCGGCGATCCCTTCGGCGGCCAGACCTTCGAGCGGCCATGGTTCGCCAGGCCGGGCGAGGTCGAGACGATGGAGCATGCGAAGCTCAAGGCGGACGCTGCCTTCGAGATGTTCTCGCTTTTGGGCACGCCCTATTTCTGCTTCCATGACGCCGATGTGCGTCCGGAGGGAACGACCTTTGCGGAAAGCGCTTCGCGCCTCGACGAGATAGCCGATGTGTTCGAGGCGAAGATGAAGGAAACCGGTGTCAAGCTTCTGTGGGGCACGGCGAACCTGTTCTCCCACCGCCGCTTCATGGCGGGTGCCGCAACCAATCCCGATCCTGACGTCTTCGCCTATGCCGCGGCGACAGTGAAGAAATGTATCGATGTCACCAAGCGCCTGAAAGGCGAGAACTATGTACTTTGGGGCGGGCGCGAGGGTTACGAGACGCTGCTCAATACCGATATCGGCCGCGAGACGGGACAGGCCGGGCGCTTCCTCTCCATGGTCGTCGACTACAAGCACCGCATCGGCTTCAAGGGCACGATCCTGATCGAGCCGAAACCGCAGGAGCCGACCAAGCATCAGTACGATTACGATGTCGCGACCGTCTACGGTTTCCTCAAGCGCTTTGGGCTGGAAAACGAGGTCAAGGTCAATATCGAGCAGGGCCACGCCATCCTTGCCGGCCACACCTTCGAGCACGAACTGGCGCTGGCCGCGGCGCTCGGCATATTCGGCTCCATCGACATGAACCGCAACGACTACCAGTCGGGCTGGGACACAGACCAGTTCCCCAACAATGTGCCGGAGATGGCGCTCGCCTATTATCAGGTCCTGCACGCCGGCGGCTTCAAGACCGGCGGCACGAATTTCGACGCCAAGCTCAGGCGTCAGTCGCTCGATCCGCAGGACCTGCTGATCGCGCATATCGGCGGCATGGATTGCTGCGCGCGAGGCTTGAAGGCGGCTGCGCGAATGATCGAGGACAAGGCGCTCTCCGGCCCGCTCGAGAAGCGCTATGCAGGGTGGAAATCGACTGAGGCGCAGGCGATCCTGTCGGGCAAGCGGACATTGGAAGAGGTCGCCGAACGCGTCGTGAGGGAAAAGATCGAACCTCAGCCGAAATCCGGCCGCCAGGAGCATCTGGAGAATATCGTCAACCGGTATGTGTGA
- a CDS encoding mannitol dehydrogenase family protein, whose product MPRLSSNSDLSSSVRAPSYDRSVPAGIVHLGTGAFHRAHQAVYTDDALAKSDGGWMITGVSLRSPDVANQLNPQDGLYTLLTRGPAGVEARVIGSIRHVLVAPEEPQKVLDALAAPETKIVSLTITEKGYGLDPKTGGLDRAHPAVAADLADPRRPQGAVGSIVEALRLRHEAGLSGVTVLCCDNLPSNGKVVARLVREFAAEAAPDLLPFIEANVSFPSTMVDRITPAAIQKTFADVRALTGFDDQGVVETEPFSQWIIEDDFVAGRPDWEAGGALFVADVAPYEKMKLRMLNGAHSMLAYSGFLAGRRYVRDVMGDPALAALVARHMKAAAATLDPVPGVDLGQYAADLQERFRNPAIAHETYQIAMDGTQKLPQRLLEPAIVALERGQGIDAFAFAVAAWMRYALGREEGGESYALRDPREKEIAAMLERAGKDAGAMADALLALPGLFPAVLGGNRIWTDGVKRRLALMMDKGMRAAIEEEARSLLSREGKAVAGSRYCTRK is encoded by the coding sequence ATGCCTCGCCTTTCCTCTAACTCCGATTTGTCGTCCTCTGTCCGCGCACCGTCCTATGATCGCTCGGTGCCCGCTGGCATCGTGCATCTCGGCACAGGCGCGTTCCATCGCGCGCATCAGGCTGTCTATACGGACGATGCGCTAGCGAAATCAGATGGCGGCTGGATGATCACCGGCGTCAGCCTCCGCTCGCCCGATGTGGCGAACCAGCTCAACCCGCAGGACGGGCTCTATACGCTTTTGACGCGCGGACCGGCAGGTGTCGAGGCGCGGGTTATCGGCAGTATACGCCATGTGCTCGTCGCGCCGGAAGAGCCGCAAAAAGTGCTCGATGCACTGGCGGCGCCGGAGACGAAGATCGTCAGCCTCACCATCACCGAGAAGGGCTACGGACTCGATCCGAAGACAGGCGGGCTCGACCGGGCGCACCCGGCGGTCGCCGCCGACCTTGCCGACCCGCGCCGTCCGCAGGGAGCGGTCGGTTCCATTGTCGAGGCGCTACGCCTCCGGCATGAAGCGGGGCTCTCCGGCGTTACCGTTCTTTGCTGCGACAACCTTCCTTCCAACGGCAAGGTGGTTGCGCGGCTGGTCAGGGAATTCGCTGCGGAAGCCGCGCCAGACCTCTTGCCGTTCATCGAGGCGAACGTTTCCTTTCCCTCGACCATGGTCGATCGCATCACGCCCGCCGCCATCCAAAAGACCTTCGCGGATGTCCGGGCGCTGACCGGCTTCGACGATCAGGGCGTGGTCGAGACCGAGCCATTCTCGCAATGGATCATCGAAGACGATTTCGTCGCGGGACGGCCGGACTGGGAGGCGGGAGGTGCGCTCTTCGTCGCCGATGTCGCGCCTTACGAGAAGATGAAGCTCCGCATGCTGAACGGCGCGCACTCCATGCTTGCCTATTCGGGCTTCCTCGCCGGCCGCCGCTATGTGCGCGACGTGATGGGCGACCCGGCGCTTGCCGCTCTGGTGGCGCGGCATATGAAGGCGGCCGCCGCAACGCTCGATCCGGTGCCCGGCGTCGATCTCGGCCAGTACGCGGCGGATTTGCAGGAGCGCTTCCGCAATCCGGCCATCGCGCACGAGACCTATCAGATCGCCATGGACGGCACGCAGAAATTGCCGCAGCGCCTGCTCGAACCGGCAATCGTGGCGCTGGAGCGGGGGCAGGGAATCGACGCCTTCGCCTTCGCTGTCGCAGCGTGGATGCGTTACGCGCTCGGTAGGGAGGAAGGCGGTGAGTCCTATGCCCTGCGCGACCCGCGTGAAAAGGAAATTGCCGCGATGCTGGAAAGAGCCGGCAAGGATGCCGGTGCAATGGCCGACGCCCTTTTGGCTCTGCCGGGGCTGTTTCCAGCTGTGCTCGGCGGCAACCGGATCTGGACGGATGGGGTGAAACGCAGGCTTGCCCTCATGATGGACAAGGGAATGCGGGCAGCGATCGAGGAAGAAGCACGAAGTTTGCTCTCCCGCGAAGGGAAAGCCGTCGCGGGAAGCCGCTACTGCACGAGAAAATAA
- a CDS encoding IclR family transcriptional regulator domain-containing protein, with protein MKTGTESIARADPKRDQVGSLAKGLAVMEILAAHPSGLTLTEMARKAGLTRAGARRLLLTLVAAGHATQNGRRFQLSSKLLALARTWLQGTPLWTFAEPFMRELSATFNESCSAAILAGEDVVYVARAPSRAILSVTLHVGTRLPAYCTSMGKILLSGLDDEQLATFLKKAVLKPNTPKTITDPTALREAIEKVRRDGFAVADEELELGLRSIAVPIHDGTGGTVAALNVSTQTARFSVAEMKREILPRLKEAAAKIEDYFLVQ; from the coding sequence ATGAAGACGGGAACCGAGTCAATCGCACGCGCCGATCCGAAGCGCGACCAAGTCGGTTCGCTCGCGAAGGGCCTCGCGGTGATGGAAATCCTGGCCGCGCATCCGTCCGGCCTGACGCTGACGGAAATGGCCCGGAAAGCCGGCCTAACGCGGGCCGGCGCAAGGCGTCTGCTGTTGACCCTGGTGGCCGCAGGCCATGCGACGCAGAACGGCCGCCGCTTTCAACTGTCCTCCAAACTGCTCGCACTGGCACGCACATGGCTGCAGGGTACGCCGCTGTGGACCTTCGCGGAGCCGTTCATGCGCGAGCTTTCCGCGACCTTCAACGAGTCCTGTTCGGCCGCGATCCTCGCCGGCGAGGACGTCGTCTATGTTGCGCGGGCGCCGAGCCGCGCCATTCTTTCGGTAACGCTGCATGTCGGCACGCGGCTGCCTGCCTATTGCACTTCGATGGGCAAGATCCTGCTTTCGGGCCTCGATGACGAGCAACTTGCTACCTTCCTGAAGAAGGCGGTTCTGAAGCCCAACACGCCGAAGACGATTACCGATCCGACGGCGCTTCGTGAGGCGATCGAAAAGGTCCGCCGTGATGGTTTCGCCGTCGCTGACGAAGAACTGGAACTCGGCCTTCGCTCCATCGCCGTACCCATCCATGACGGGACCGGCGGGACGGTTGCGGCGCTCAACGTCTCCACCCAGACCGCCCGCTTTTCAGTCGCCGAGATGAAGCGCGAGATTCTGCCGAGATTGAAAGAGGCCGCGGCGAAGATCGAGGATTATTTTCTCGTGCAGTAG